The following are encoded together in the Theileria orientalis strain Shintoku DNA, chromosome 1, complete genome genome:
- a CDS encoding uncharacterized protein (TRAF-like domain containing protein): MSSSEKDNLKMTQSNTQERSEEQPSDSSHKECLIQDCYFQDDTHFPCYMCSSQGGDAKSTTSDDGCAGVEFAIRSFWRIAKTQNDIESPMEGNSKGFHYRLLLHPRGTAGTDSESSHLSVFVEAVVQDWYPEYWVFPNVRFELTVVNFKDPKQSVTSWAHWSFSSDATSRGWQKMISHARLTKTAGFMDEEGTVLIRGKAEPPYGCLWSKAPLYQPQMMWEYIPDRAQRELCTEVCSKMIHQANESLNRTNQSDAEDENITDCMLLKCLDSVVPAISPTLDSDILSLMVHVLYHLREFRRSVLLWNYEFDGEVTEETSIIVALQKVFAYMYLYPLAVSCRTYKISSVDNSKISKYYLYELIPKQSQKNRPQYISESSSGNRDNSSEATEEMASEEFQVVNDKYDAPTVNCCSFDGGRYEWEVRKTKREEKNKEKEDQGKQSPVEEYRLMPGTLSNSIGERPDVFSKLLPPSPNLKPILKAMHMTDLQTLEPQDLLVNLHSEMFTMILRDLASAKKLLKQRRMKTAQENGENTEGAERKEGNEEETLPVYLRDQTLLESTCKFLFSGSPENETLFSHPSVDDISTIYIRCKHSNSLQKALEATPKTLARYPQVLFFYLYPTKNAKKGELFDVPLRLDCTSIKVSGGFDNMSDDSRNTNNYDEYGNAECSEDDEDAFGDYDNACDKEHNSVKWYSLYALIIKEGDMRYDASGKGTSFNTLLLRPEEDGPWYRMSEGKVEKLTTKMEFTEWKCHRDFFCVSAVYIAEDYIDMLQVGEVDLIGNLKDWNPKLYYATLAELGVTEQDLLAAVEYRMNMPKSGASEEEQEEYASLKNQEDMNKELYEEYTKHLLGDVAREGNEEERDREGRRADSIYDYLHLRKIGRGNPKLSACCDVHGYDLEVLASLDEKERRYKYEVSASKREIMRRVNRLKTVAPLVSWLLNASKENSAMLHAVNPTAEGSLLVDFLQRRERIFEEEFRQMISELFFRELCENVANNGVYTWEGEGCSCGCSCKMCKNRPALFLTENGRFPGEEVRTQLLEPATILFRNIQILRCHLEYFCRDCWNLRAQLREKGHIKEPFSIKEMEVKPIKHLLEGSGTSLPYPQLLPNPKSQGDARYGQQTPEELISRRFIKYEMESSQALQNLLNTPKLELGQKSSEVTEFLSTSERSSIFLVECIWDACVRYTMDCRTMLLLKACTDENTVKFNLPAAVKSLQEQIQQTKTLYPIEGRNNALDLPDQEGMIHFEAKYDLTVEQELEIMRIYSKKYDLPAVSEMRNYLRRKRVLVYPLIRPHELLRAYMLHKHGVNVREELEKMGHKILWNERSFNQKVLLSDLKQSELRILGLKEQLPDGYEEIGANLCRTYEKLLTKMLVHMQDANKNEYQNCFDYVYTVGDLGKIVESIEMDCDMTLNMIKAKQKEMEAAGEGTNKTPEESACANSCGSLGKNIHLCTHESCVCMGHECKYNFGYNGYILPFWVSNEMADLTVFTNSQLQAYNESLIEDLSEMCLKSDDKKKKKVKTGKQSLEKGTCIIPPLDVKLKSISFDQERAHRSDPQVFLSPDSVARFYCKKESAQAGHKFKQTNTGPNPHNHTLNMSICYLPLLNLTARRAKDAPSSAPNKLEAGKTLAGGTTATGTTLAGTTLPSGKTATGTTTTGTTATTGPGTVADDADFRPTMLINCKFEGTDGECYKVKNSLEIGILTTHDLFGLEGFSCETKVMPTKKLHVNHKYHGAATKVAHLYWAIRKLLSAQISEEFMTLGASKTKKKTKCLCGNECPDENECTVKLSWRPCAGDCFMLYALKNDVHALRMGKKFVYMQPNMDLSYYVTTEKSRAPDITVLICGGPSSFYINGPNTWFPLQDDAEYPLLIFKWMCVDSVDLLCLGAVVCDAKKQLQQYIFEWLLPIIRELGYLSSLEGKEPEQEGQSKETSKDEDVDKYQVLEECHIRSVQNVRRWSCAIKKINKKSGDVIITQLKRTIDSPATIRFKESVSFMNSVKELTELEALELLPDSNNFYSDTWANPQQDEPDMGSKLSKKKKRKSTKSAIPSNKKSTFSRRVQPTEDDEEEEQELQSQEQRQNDDKAAEAVEHGGKKDEEEPMEKATKTTKTLKEVEGGLPAREEYEERDQKMSAMSDFEGKFEAFENFERQFENEYEGDFMEEDSLGRLNLTEKQSLLDPAPASASDRLEASAKSTTQGPGQNITTLVKEGECRMVLDLCPTLGLARVCEEVYELFEAEFKSDFIQRNKLEYAQMATQSGLQLGKNLKNLLKVVKMMFTRISGPEPVRQMVKKLYENYALKASFTLSYLLPYYNPTIQLMDDVLEYVLEDLKKYSHFLFSYNNEYIKMLLQQMVLSICKNEKIKAKLDASVLFLMNTVVTPRMYAHAYAQSYQKVQPLSNYQKIQPLSPFQKMHPLGPYQKLQAGFASPKKSLDSEDSPRNEDLDSNDPDSGNELGDGDQMSTPSKGSRHRQHRAGAYDLENGYHTDGYKHAEESYEKKLELEKMMGQRSVRETLLHDLDDELVGRPLLHWLEAENEQFEKLFLQQLKTWWSARHSVMDKIRASIHPSNDRDSIHINLVSSGSGARDHRGRDDLSLDVFDLRILLQFAESCPDVSLCFNRDSITLYFHGKIDRRQFVRSIKEARRFFGSNSTTRSVPNLPIEHTDTPVASASLMDMQLNTSQTALLLLSLKYSSFSQQVDSQFLESICKYKTHKLINIPPPPRSSASMQESV; encoded by the exons atgtCGTCTTCTGAAaaagataatttaaaaatgacgCAAAGTAACACACAGGAAAGATCGGAGGAACAGCCGTCAGATTCGTCACACAAGGAGTGCCTGATTCAGGACTGTTACTTCCAAGATGACACACACTTCCCATGTTACATGTGTAGCAGCCAAGGAGGAGACGCAAAATCGACAACCTCAGACGACGGATGCGCAGGAGTGGAGTTCGCAATAAGGTCGTTCTGGAGAATAGCGAAAACGCAAAACGACATAGAGTCGCCAATGGAAGGAAATTCAAAAGGATTCCACTACAGACTGCTACTGCACCCGAGAGGAACAGCAGGAACGGATTCAGAGTCAAGTCACCTGTCAGTGTTCGTGGAAGCAGTGGTACAGGACTGGTACCCAGAGTACTGGGTGTTCCCGAACGTGCGCTTCGAGCTGACGGTGGTTAATTTCAAGGACCCGAAGCAGTCAGTGACGTCATGGGCACACTGGAGTTTCTCGAGCGACGCAACGTCGAGAGGATGGCAGAAGATGATCTCGCACGCAAGGCTGACGAAAACAGCAGGCTTCATGGACGAGGAAGGAACGGTGCTGATAAGAGGAAAGGCGGAGCCGCCCTACGGATGCCTGTGGTCTAAGGCGCCACTGTACCAGCCGCAGATGATGTGGGAGTACATACCGGACAGAGCACAGAGAGAACTGTGCACAGAAGTGTGCAGCAAAATGATACACCAAGCGAACGAAAGCCTGAATCGCACGAACCAGAGCGACGCCGAGGACGAAAACATCACCGACTGTATGCTGCTCAAGTGCCTGGACTCAGTAGTGCCAGCAATCAGTCCGACGCTGGACAGCGACATCCTGAGCCTGATGGTGCACGTCCTGTACCACCTGAGAGAGTTCAGAAGAAGCGTGCTGCTGTGGAACTACGAGTTCGACGGAGAAGTGACTGAGGAAACGAGCATCATCGTGGCGCTGCAGAAAGTGTTCGCATACATGTACCTGTACCCGTTAGCAGTGTCGTGCAGAACGTACAAAATATCCTCAGTGGACAACTCGAAGATATCGAAGTACTACCTGTACGAGCTTATCCCGAAACAGTCACAAAAAAATAGACCACAATACATATCAGAGAGTAGCAGTGGTAATAGAGATAATAGTAGCGAAGCAACTGAAGAAATGGCTTCAGAAGAATTTCAAGTAGTAAACGACAAGTACGACGCACCAACAGTAAACTGTTGTTCATTCGACGGAGGTAGATACGAGTGGGAAGTGAGGAAAACGAaaagagaagaaaaaaataaagaaaaagaagacCAAGGGAAGCAGTCACCAGTCGAGGAGTACAGACTGATGCCAGGAACGCTGAGCAACAGCATAGGAGAAAGGCCAGACGTGTTCTCAAAGCTGCTGCCGCCATCGCCGAACCTGAAGCCAATACTGAAGGCAATGCACATGACGGACCTGCAGACGCTGGAGCCGCAAGATCTGCTAGTAAACCTGCACTCGGAAATGTTCACAATGATCCTGAGAGACCTGGCGTCAgcgaagaagctgctgaagcagaGAAGAATGAAAACCGCACAGGAAAACGGAGAAAACAcagaaggagcagaaaGAAAGGAAGGAAACGAGGAAGAAACGCTGCCAGTGTACCTGCGAGACCagacgctgctggagagCACGTGCAAGTTCCTGTTCTCAGGCTCCCCGGAAAACGAAACGCTCTTCAGCCACCCGAGCGTGGACGACATCTCGACGATATACATCAGGTGTAAGCACTCAAACTCGCTGCAGAAGGCGCTGGAGGCGACGCCGAAGACGCTGGCAAGGTACCCGCAGGTGCTCTTCTTCTACCTGTACCCGACGAAAAACGCAAAGAAGGGAGAGTTGTTCGACGTGCCGCTGCGACTAGATTGCACGTCGATCAAGGTGTCGGGAGGATTCGATAACATGAGCGACGACAGCAGAAACACGAACAACTACGACGAGTACGGAAACGCGGAGTGCTCggaggacgacgaggacgcATTCGGAGACTACGATAACGCCTGCGACAAGGAGCACAACTCAGTGAAGTGGTACTCGCTGTACGCACTGATAATTAAGGAGGGAGACATGAGGTACGACGCGTCGGGAAAAGGAACGAGCTTTAAcacgctgctgctgaggccGGAGGAGGACGGACCGTGGTACAGAATGTCGGAAGGAAAGGTGGAAAAACTGACGACGAAAATGGAGTTCACAGAGTGGAAGTGCCACAGAGACTTCTTCTGCGTCTCAGCAGTGTACATCGCAGAAGACTACATAGACATGCTGCAGGTGGGAGAAGTGGACCTGATAGGAAACCTGAAGGACTGGAACCCGAAGCTGTACTACGCGACGCTGGCGGAGCTGGGAGTGACGGAGCAAGACCTGCTGGCAGCAGTGGAGTACAGAATGAACATGCCGAAGAGCGGAGCGTCGGAAGAGGAGCAGGAAGAGTATGCGTCGCTGAAGAACCAAGAAGATATGAACAAGGAGCTCTACGAGGAGTACACGAAGCACCTG CTGGGAGACGTGGCGAGAGAAGGAAACGAAGAGGAGCGAGAcagagaaggaagaagagcagACTCGATCTACGACTACCTGCACCTGAGGAAAATAGGAAGAGGAAATCCGAAGCTCTCAGCATGCTGCGACGTGCACGGATACGACCTGGAGGTGCTGGCGAGCCTAGACGAGAAGGAGAGAAGGTACAAGTACGAAGTCTCGGCCTCGAAGAGAGAGATCATGAGGAGAGTTAACAGACTGAAGACAGTGGCGCCCTTAGTAAGCTGGCTGCTCAACGCGTCGAAGGAAAACTCGGCAATGCTGCACGCAGTGAACCCGACGGCAGAAGGAAGCCTGCTGGTGGACTTTCTGCAGAGAAGAGAGAGAATATTCGAGGAGGAGTTCAGGCAGATGATCTCGGAGCTGTTCTTCAGGGAACTGTGCGAAAACGTGGCGAACAACGGAGTGTACACGTGGGAAGGAGAAGGATGCTCGTGCGGATGCAGCTGCAAGATGTGCAAAAACAGACCGGCGCTATTCCTGACGGAAAACGGAAGGTTCCCAGGAGAAGAGGTGAGGacgcagctgctggagccAGCAACGATCCTGTTCAGAAACATACAAATACTGAGGTGTCACCTGGAGTACTTCTGCAGAGACTGCTGGAACCTGAGAGCGCAGCTGAGAGAAAAAGGACACATCAAAGAGCCGTTCTCGATTAAGGAAATGGAAGTAAAGCCAATCAAACACCTGCTCGAAGGAAGCGGAACGAGTCTGCCGTACCCGCAGCTGCTGCCGAACCCGAAGAGCCAAGGAGACGCGCGCTACGGA CAGCAGACGCCGGAGGAGCTGATCTCGCGGAGGTTCATCAAGTACGAAATGGAGTCGAGTCAGGCACTGCAGAACCTGCTAAACACGCcgaagctggagctggGACAGAAGAGCTCGGAGGTGACGGAGTTCCTGTCGACGTCGGAAAGGTCCTCGATCTTCCTGGTCGAGTGCATCTGGGACGCGTGCGTGCGCTACACAATGGACTGCAGAACgatgctgctgctgaaggcgTGCACGGACGAAAACACAGTTAAGTTTAACCTGCCAGCAGCAGTGAAGAGCCTGCAGGAGCAGATTCAGCAGACGAAGACGCTGTACCCAATCGAGGGAAGAAATAACGCGCTAGACCTGCCGGACCAAGAGGGCATGATACACTTCGAGGCGAAGTACGATCTTACAGTggagcaggagctggagaTCATGCGCATCTACAGCAAAAAGTACGACCTGCCGGCAGTCTCGGAAATGCGCAACTACCTGAGGAGAAAGAGAGTGCTGGTGTACCCGCTGATAAGGCCGCACGAGCTGCTGAGAGCATACATGCTCCACAAACACGGAGTTAACGTGCGAGAAGAGCTGGAAAAAATGGGACACAAAATCCTGTGGAACGAAAGGTCGTTTAACCAGAAGGTGCTGCTGTCAGACCTGAAGCAGTCGGAGCTGAGAATACTGGGACTGAAGGAACAGCTGCCGGACGGGTACGAGGAAATAGGAGCAAACCTGTGCAGAACGTACGAAAAACTGCTGACGAAAATGCTGGTGCACATGCAGGACGCAAACAAAAACGAGTACCAGAACTGTTTCGACTACGTGTACACAGTGGGAGACCTGGGAAAAATAGTGGAGTCGATTGAGATGGACTGCGACATGACACTAAACATGATCAAGGcgaagcagaaggagaTGGAGGCAGCAGGAGAAGGCACAAATAAGACGCCGGAAGAAAGCGCA TGCGCAAACTCCTGCGGAAGCCTGGGAAAAAACATACACCTCTGCACGCACGAGAGCTGCGTGTGCATGGGCCACGAGTGCAAGTACAACTTCGGCTACAACGGATACATACTGCCATTCTGGGTCTCAAACGAAATGGCGGACCTGACGGTCTTCACAAACTCGCAGCTGCAGGCATACAACGAGTCGCTGATCGAGGACCTGTCGGAAATGTGCCTGAAGTCGGAcgacaagaagaagaagaaggtgaagacGGGAAAGCAGAGCCTGGAGAAGGGAACCTGCATCATACCGCCGCTCGacgtgaagctgaagagcaTCTCATTCGACCAGGAGCGGGCGCACCGGAGCGACCCGCAGGTCTTCCTGAGCCCGGACAGCGTCGCGCGCTTCTACTGCAAGAAGGAGAGCGCGCAGGCGGGCCACAAGTTCAAGCAGACGAACACAGGGCCGAACCCGCACAACCACACGCTTAACATGTCCATCTGCTACCTGccgctgctgaacctgaCTGCGCGCCGCGCGAAGGACGCGCCGAGCTC AGCACCCAACAAATTAGAGGCAGGTAAAACCTTGGCGGGCGGGACCACGGCAACCGGTACAACCTTGGCAGGTACAACCTTGCCATCCGGTAAAACGGCAACCGGAACAACAACTACAGGAACAACAGCAACTACGGGACCCGGGACCGTGGCGGACGACGCCGACTTTAGGCCGACGATGTTGATCAACTGCAAGTTCGAGGGCACAGACGGGGAGTGTTACAAGGTGAAAAACTCGCTGGAAATAGGAATACTGACGACGCACGACCTGTTTGGACTGGAGGGGTTCTCGTGCGAGACGAAGGTAATGCCGACGAAAAAGCTGCACGTCAACCACAAGTACCACGGCGCCGCGACGAAGGTGGCGCACCTGTACTGGGCAATAAGGAAGCTGCTGAGCGCACAAATCTCAGAAGAGTTCATGACGCTGGGGGCAAGtaagacgaagaagaagacgaagtgCCTGTGCGGAAACGAATGCCCGGACGAAAACGAGTGCACAGTGAAGCTGTCATGGAGGCCGTGCGCAGGAGACTGCTTCATGCTCTACGCATTGAAAAACGACGTGCACGCACTGCGCATGGGAAAGAAGTTCGTGTACATGCAGCCGAACATGGACCTGAGCTACTACGTGACCACGGAAAAAAGCAGAGCTCCAGACATAACGGTGCTTATATGCGGAGGACCCTCCTCGTTCTACATTAACGGGCCGAACACATGGTTCCCACTGCAGGACGACGCAGAGTACCCGCTGCTGATATTCAAGTGGATGTGCGTGGACAGCGTGGACCTGCTGTGCCTGGGAGCAGTAGTGTGCGACGCGAagaagcagctgcagcagtACATATTCGAGTGGCTGCTGCCGATCATCAGAGAGCTGGGGTACCTGTCAAGTCTGGAGGGAAAGGAGCCGGAGCAGGAGGGGCAGAGCAAGGAGACGTCGaaggacgaggacgtgGACAAGTACCAGGTGCTCGAGGAGTGCCACATAAGAAGCGTCCAGAACGTGCGAAGGTGGAGCTGCGCAATCAAGAAGATCAACAAGAAGTCAGGAGACGTGATAATCACGCAGCTTAAGAGAACAATAGACTCGCCAGCAACGATAAGGTTCAAGGAGTCGGTCTCCTTCATGAACTCAGTGAAGGAGCTGACGGAGCTGGAGGCActggagctgctgccgGACTCAAACAACTTCTACAGCGACACGTGGGCGAACCCGCAGCAGGACGAGCCGGACATGGGAAGTAAGCtctcgaagaagaagaagaggaagtcgACGAAGTCGGCAATACCGTCGAACAAAAAGAGCACGTTCTCGAGAAGAGTGCAGCCAACGGAAgacgacgaagaagaggagcaggagctgcAGAGCCAAGAGCAGCGCCAGAACGACGATAAAGCAGCAGAAGCAGTGGAACACGGAGGAAaaaaagatgaagaagagccTATGGAGAAGGCCACGAAAACCACGAAGACGCTTAAG gaagtgGAAGGAGGGCTTCCGGCGAGAGAGGAGTACGAGGAGAGGGATCAGAAGATGTCGGCAATGAGCGACTTCGAGGGCAAGTTCGAGGCGTTCGAAAACTTCGAAAGGCAGTTCGAAAACGAGTACGAAGGGGACTTTATGGAGGAGGATAGTCTGGGGCGCCTGAACCTGACGGAAAAGCAGAGTCTGCTGGACCCTGCGCCCGCATCGGCTTCTGATCGGTTGGAGGCGTCGGCGAAGAGCACGACGCAGGGCCCCGGTCAGA ACATCACGACGCTGGTGAAGGAGGGAGAGTGCAGAATGGTCCTGGACCTGTGCCCGACGCTGGGCCTGGCGAGAGTGTGCGAGGAGGTCTACGAGCTCTTCGAGGCGGAGTTCAAGTCGGACTTCATACAGAGGAACAAGCTCGAGTACGCGCAGATGGCGACGCAGAGCGGCCTGCAGCTGGgaaagaacctgaagaacctgctgaaaGTGGTGAAGATGATGTTCACGCGAATCAGCGGCCCGGAGCCGGTGCGCCAAATGGtgaagaagctgtacgAAAACTACGCGCTCAAGGCGAGCTTCACGCTCTCGTACCTGCTCCCCTACTATAACCCGACGATACAGCTGATGGACGACGTGCTCGAATACGTCCtcgaggacctgaagaagtactcgcacttcctcttcagctACAACAACGAGTACATTAAGATGCTGCTGCAGCAGATGGTGCTGAGCATCTGCAAGAACGAAAAGATAAAGGCGAAGCTGGACGCCTCGGTGCTCTTCCTGATGAACACAGTGGTCACGCCGAGAATGTACGCGCACGCATACGCGCAGAGCTACCAGAAGGTGCAGCCGCTCTCGAACTACCAGAAGATACAGCCGCTCTCGCCCTTCCAGAAGATGCACCCGCTGGGGCCGTACCAGAAGCTGCAGGCGGGCTTCGCGAGTCCGAAGAAGAGCCTCGACTCGGAGGACTCGCCGAGGAACGAGGACCTGGACAGCAACGACCCTGACTCGGGCAACGAGCTCGGCGATGGCGACCAGATGTCGACGCCCTCGAAGGGAAGCAGGCACAGGCAGCACCGCGCGGGCGCCTACGACCTCGAAAACGGCTACCACACGGACGGCTACAAGCACGCGGAGGAGAGCTACGAGAAGAAGCTCGAGCTCGAAAAAATGATGGGGCAGCGGAGCGTGCGCGAGACGCTGCTCCACGACCTGGACGACGAGCTCGTGGGCAGGCCGCTGCTCCACTGGCTCGAGGCTGAGAACGAGCAGTTCGAGAAGCTCTTCTTGCAGCAGCTGAAGACCTGGTGGAGCGCCCGCCACTCCGTGATGGACAAGATCAGGGCGAGCATTCACCCGTCGAACGACAGGGACTCGATTCACATCAACTTAGTGAGCTCGGGCTCCGGCGCGCGCGACCACCGCGGCAGGGACGACCTCAGCCTCGACGTCTTCGACCTGCGTATTCTCCTCCAGTTCGCCGAGAGCTGCCCCGACGTGTCACTCTGCTTCAACCGCGACAGCATCACGCTCTACTTCCACGGCAAGATCGACCGCAGGCAGTTTGTGCGCAGCATCAAGGAGGCGCGCAGGTTTTTCGGCTCCAACAGCACCACGCGCTCCGTGCCGAACCTGCCGATTGAGCACACTGACACGCCGGTCGCGAGCGCGAGTCTGATGGACATGCAGCTGAACACGAGTCAGACTGCCCTGCTTCTCCTTTCGCTAAAGTACTCGAGCTTTTCGCAGCAGGTTGACTCTCAGTTCCTCGAGTCGATTTGCAAGTACAAGACCCACAAGCTGATCAACATTCCGCCTCCGCCGAGGAGCTCCGCGAGCATGCAGGAGTCAGTTTAG